The Synechococcus sp. RS9909 genomic interval TCCAATGTGGGGCCGCGGCGTCTGCGGCAGATTCATGCCTGTCTGCAGCGCCGCGGCGTCCGCATCAGCAGCGTGCAGGTGCAGATGTCGTTGCTGGCTCCGGAGCCGATCGCCGCTGACGGTCTGGCGGCGGTGTGTCGGGAGCTCGGCATTGCCCTGCTGGCCTACAGCCCTCTGGCACTCGGAGTGCTGACGTTGCCGCCGGGAGCAGCGGTTCCGGCTTGCACGCGCCTCCGCCAGGGCTTGTTTCGTCGCCTCCTTCCAGGTAGCGAGGCACTGCGGCAAGGCCTGGCCGCGATCGCGGTGGCCCATGGGGTCAGCCAGGCGCAGGTGGCCCTCAATTGGTGCCGTTCCCACGGCGCGATGCCCTTGCCCGGTGTCCGTCGCCCGGACCAGGCCAGCGACGTGGCTGCGGCGTTGACCTGGCAGCTGAGCGATCAGGAGCGCGCCAGCCTGGATGAGCTCGCCCTCACCTGCCCGGTTCGCATGCCCGCCAACCCGTTTCAGAGCGCCTGATCGGCGGGCTCCTCGGGGTCGGGGCTCACCACCACCGGCAGACTGGCGAGCACCGGTTGGAGTGGCACCACGTTGGTGGCGGACGACGGCTCCGGTGCAGGCGGCGCCTCGGCAGGGATCGATTGTTCACAAGCCGCGAGCGCTTCCTGGAGCAGGGAATCAAAGGTGGCGCCGGACAGACGGTGCCGGGCGATTTCCAGAAACGTGCGGGGTAGGGATTCCGATGCCGCACCGCGGATGGCCGGATTGTTGCGGCGTTGCTCCTGCTCGTCGTGAATCGCCCGGAGGAATCGGTGGGTGACGTCCCGTTTGGTGCAGGCTTTGATCAGGGTGTCGCGATCCCCCGCATCGAGGGAGAGATCGCTCTCCAGTTCGCCGATGCGGCGCTCGAGGCTGCCAAGCACTTCCTCAGCTTCCTTGCCGATCTGGGTGAGCTGTCCATCGGAGAGATGGGGGATATCGGCCACGAACACCTTGCCGTGATCCTTGAGGGCCAGATAGGTGGGGCGAGGACCGTGGCGATGCAGGGTGGAGCGTTCGTGGGCTTGGCCGACGGGACGCCGGGGGGGCACAGGACCCGCTGACGAGCGGCGTCGAGTGATCCGCTGGGGTTGATCGAAAGGCATGACTTGGTAAGGGAATGTGACGGCACCGCGATCGACAACCGGATCGATCCGCTTGTGACAAGGGTAGGGATCTCAGGACTGGGTGTGTCCTGGATTACGGAGGATGTTGAAGTCTGACGCATTACGCCGGGAGCCCCAGCACCGGTTCCCTGGCTTGGGGGGCGGCCGGCACGATCTCGCCGATCAGCCAGGCGGGGAGGCCCTGCCGCTCGCTGATGGCGATGGCCCGTTCGACATCGGCTTCAGGAAGAACCACGCAATAGCCAATGCCCAGGTTGAAGGTGTGCCAGAGGTCCCGCTCCGGGATTGCTCCGTGCTCCTGCAGCCACTGGAACAGCTCGGGCCGAGGCCAGCTGGCGTGATTCACCCTGGCCTGGCACCCGGCGGGCAGGCCCCTGGGCAGGTTTTCGGGGAGTCCGCCGCCGGTGATGTGGGCCATGCCGTGGATGGCCACGCCTTCCCGCAGCAGGTTGCTCACCAGTTCGCCATACAGGGTGGTGGGGGTGAGCAACGCCTC includes:
- a CDS encoding aldo/keto reductase; this encodes MTGIGFGTWAWGNQLLWGYQPDRDDPLLVETLQVAIASGLSLVDTADSYGTGRLNGRSEFLLGQGLDGLSVAERSRLTVATKLAPFPWRLGRRGFARAFQASRERLRGHCDRVQLHWSTARYAPWQEGPLLEGLADLVEAGQVAELGLSNVGPRRLRQIHACLQRRGVRISSVQVQMSLLAPEPIAADGLAAVCRELGIALLAYSPLALGVLTLPPGAAVPACTRLRQGLFRRLLPGSEALRQGLAAIAVAHGVSQAQVALNWCRSHGAMPLPGVRRPDQASDVAAALTWQLSDQERASLDELALTCPVRMPANPFQSA